The following proteins are encoded in a genomic region of Triticum dicoccoides isolate Atlit2015 ecotype Zavitan chromosome 1B, WEW_v2.0, whole genome shotgun sequence:
- the LOC119338435 gene encoding uncharacterized protein LOC119338435 isoform X2, with the protein MAAAVDLEDAFGAVFGEAKPEGHPTARPVLFRAHARSAAALRVVATDCHSLAWDCSLSVSDLDDLRDDVGIGGSWADFLDYLKSSLSSGEVKLLFATDKLRSDGAKLVATKAKGLPRITISLHSVTGATTSDIIAEFSLALYGAYRTARELVSKEQEQMSQLMGNLSTEREKNEIMQKQLESLSFLDKRKATKPKLLADQVPSVSAVTLVSDQVTAPVQQQISVPSPSKAPPAKVTKRVAPTSRRARVRGALLQDNEDEDDN; encoded by the exons atggcggcggcggtggacctgGAGGATGCGTTCGGCGCGGTCTTCGGCGAAGCCAAGCCGGAGGGCCACCCCACCGCGCGCCCCGTCCTCTTCCGCGCCcacgcccgctccgccgccgccctccgcgtCGTCGCCACCGACTGCCACTCCCTCGCCTGGGACTGCTCCCTCTCCGTCTCCGACCTCGACGACCTC AGAGACGATGTTGGAATCGGGGGCTCCTGGGCCGACTTTCTAGATTATCTCAAGTCCTCCTTGTCCTCCGGCGAGGTGAAGCTGCTCTTCGCCACCGACAAACTCC GTTCTGATGGTGCAAAGCTTGTGGCTACCAAGGCAAAGGGCCTGCCTCGCATCACCATTTCTCTCCATAGTGTTACTGGCGCTACGACGAGTGATATCATAGCCGAGTTCTCGCTAGCGCTCTATGGAGCTTATAGGACTGCACGGGAGCTTGTATCCAAAG AACAAGAACAAATGTCACAGCTGATGGGAAATCTGTCAACTGAAAGA GAAAAGAACGAAATCATGCAAAAACAACTCGAATCTCTTTCTTTCCTAGACAAAAGAAAGGCAACAAAGCCAAAGCTGTTGGCTGATCAGGTTCCAAGTGTGTCTGCTGTGACTCTGGTCTCTGACCAAGTTACAGCTCCTGTGCAGCAGCAAATATCAG TACCTTCACCTAGTAAAGCCCCTCCTGCTAAAGTCACGAAGAGGGTAGCCCCCACGTCTCGGAG GGCAAGAGTGCGAGGAGCTCTGCTGCAAGataatgaggatgaggatgacaacTGA
- the LOC119338435 gene encoding uncharacterized protein LOC119338435 isoform X1 codes for MAAAVDLEDAFGAVFGEAKPEGHPTARPVLFRAHARSAAALRVVATDCHSLAWDCSLSVSDLDDLRDDVGIGGSWADFLDYLKSSLSSGEVKLLFATDKLRKSTGSDGAKLVATKAKGLPRITISLHSVTGATTSDIIAEFSLALYGAYRTARELVSKEQEQMSQLMGNLSTEREKNEIMQKQLESLSFLDKRKATKPKLLADQVPSVSAVTLVSDQVTAPVQQQISVPSPSKAPPAKVTKRVAPTSRRARVRGALLQDNEDEDDN; via the exons atggcggcggcggtggacctgGAGGATGCGTTCGGCGCGGTCTTCGGCGAAGCCAAGCCGGAGGGCCACCCCACCGCGCGCCCCGTCCTCTTCCGCGCCcacgcccgctccgccgccgccctccgcgtCGTCGCCACCGACTGCCACTCCCTCGCCTGGGACTGCTCCCTCTCCGTCTCCGACCTCGACGACCTC AGAGACGATGTTGGAATCGGGGGCTCCTGGGCCGACTTTCTAGATTATCTCAAGTCCTCCTTGTCCTCCGGCGAGGTGAAGCTGCTCTTCGCCACCGACAAACTCCGCAAGTCAACCG GTTCTGATGGTGCAAAGCTTGTGGCTACCAAGGCAAAGGGCCTGCCTCGCATCACCATTTCTCTCCATAGTGTTACTGGCGCTACGACGAGTGATATCATAGCCGAGTTCTCGCTAGCGCTCTATGGAGCTTATAGGACTGCACGGGAGCTTGTATCCAAAG AACAAGAACAAATGTCACAGCTGATGGGAAATCTGTCAACTGAAAGA GAAAAGAACGAAATCATGCAAAAACAACTCGAATCTCTTTCTTTCCTAGACAAAAGAAAGGCAACAAAGCCAAAGCTGTTGGCTGATCAGGTTCCAAGTGTGTCTGCTGTGACTCTGGTCTCTGACCAAGTTACAGCTCCTGTGCAGCAGCAAATATCAG TACCTTCACCTAGTAAAGCCCCTCCTGCTAAAGTCACGAAGAGGGTAGCCCCCACGTCTCGGAG GGCAAGAGTGCGAGGAGCTCTGCTGCAAGataatgaggatgaggatgacaacTGA